The DNA region CCATTTTAGCTTCTCCTCCATATCCATGCTTCCATATAAATAAATATAGCTGTTGGAAGGATGGTAATATTTCGAGTGATAAGCCAGCAGCTCCTGATATTGCAGGTTCGGAATATCATCCGGATGTCCGCCGGATTCCAAGGAATAGATCGTGTCCGGGAACAGCGAGTTCAACACGGACCGGTATACGACCCGTTCAGGCGAGGAAAAGGCGCCCTTCATTTCGTTGTACACGACACCGTTATATTTGAGCTCTGCATCCGCCGATTCCAGATTGTAATTCCAGCCCTCTTGAAGAAATATCGCTTCTTCTTGATGAATGTTGGGATGAAGAACCGCATCCATATAGACATCCATCAAATTGTGGAAGTCTTGGTCATTCCGGCTTGCTACCGGATAAATCGTTTTATCCGCGAAGGTCATCGCATTCAGAAAGGTGTTCAGGGAGCCCTTAGACAGCTCTACAAAGGAATCCTTGGCAGGAAACTTGCGCGATCCGCACAGCACGGCATGCTCCAAAATATGCGTTAGCCCCGTATTGTCGGTTGGCGGTGTCCGAAAACCGATCGTAAACACCTTATTCTCATCGTCATTAGAGAGCAGGATGATTCTGGCCCCGCTGCGCTTATGCTCCAGCAAAGCTCCGTCGGACTGTATATCGTGCAGCCTTTGATGCTGCAGCAGTTCATATGACGTTAACGAATCCAGTGTCTTCATAAAAATAACCTCCAAGACCGTCTCCTTGCGGAGCACGGTAATATGCACTTCTATTTTTGCCGTTCCACAACCGGGTGTAACCTCTCCTCTCCCTATATTCATTCGACGTATCTGCTGCACCTCCTCCACACGACGCTTTCGATCAGGCTCGGCCAGGCAGCGTAATAACAAGCATCAAAAAACTTTCAAATGAGGATGTAAGGTTCATGCCACTATCGAATGGTTCGCTATCAATTGATAAAAATTACAATCGGAGGAAATACTGAGTCAAAATATTCAGTAGCTATGAGCACCGTTAAATCGGGAAAGGTGTGAGCATCCATGTCTTTTTCCAAATGGCAGGGTTCAAACCGGTCAAGAAAGGGGAATTCCGCTGACAAACCGGTGACAAAGCAGGTCGAGGGGCGGGACATTTCCGAAAGTCTGGAAGAAACAACCTCAAGCATCAAGGAGCTTCTTGGGGGCAGCGACGATTTTATCGTCCATTCCTTCCAGATATTCGGACAGCATGCTGCGGTCCTGTTTTATTTCACGGATATAACGGACCATGCCGTGATCAATAATACAATATTGAAGCCGCTAAAATACGGTCCTCCCCATATCGATGTGGAGAGCATCCCGCTTCATGCGCTGAGGGATACATTATTAGAAGATACGCTATATCATAGCGAAGGATTCGCTGAACGAAATATTTCAATTCTGATCGACAGTCTGCTGCGCGGGCAATCCGTCGTCGTTATCGACGGGCTGAACGAGGCGATTGTTATCGAAACCCGGAAGCTTGCCCAGAGATCGATCGAGCAGCCCGCCACGGAACAAGTCATTCGAGGGGCGCGCGAAGGCTTTATAGAATCCTTGGGGACGAATATTTCCCTTCTTCGTTACCGACTGCAGACACCGGATTTTCGGGTGAAATCCATGCAGATCGGAACGAAGACCAAATCCAAGGTTGCCGTCTGTTACATGGAGGGAATCACCAACCCGGGCATCGTAAAAGAAGTAAATAAACGCCTCTCCTCCATCGATATCGATGCCGTGCTCGATGCCGGCTATCTCGAGCAATTTATTGAAGACAACCATTGGTCCCCGTTTCCGCAAATCCAATATACGGAACGGCCGGATAAAGTTGTAGCCAATTTGCTCGAAGGAAGAGTAGCGATTATGGTGGATGGCTCGCCGATGGCTCTAATCGTACCGACGGTCTTCAGCCAGTTCTATCAGACCGTGGAGGACTATACCGAACGATATGTTCTGATGAGCGCGATCCGGATGTCCCGGCTCGTTGCCCTTGTCTTCTCTTTGGTCTTCCCTTCACTGTATGTAGCGATCATTTCTTTCAATCCGGAATTGATCCCGACCGAATTTGCCGTGGCGGTAGCCGGCGGACGGGCAGGCGTGCCCTTTCCAGCCGTCATTGAAGTGCTGGTCATCGAAATTTCCATGGAAGTGCTGCGGGAAGCGACGATTCGTCTGCCGCAGCAGGTTGGCGGGGCTTTATCGATCGTTGGTGTGCTGGTCATTGGACAGGCTGCGGTGGCTGCAGGCTTCTCCAGCCCGATCACCGTCGTCATCATTGCTCTGACAACCATCGGGTCATTCGCTACCCCTGCATACAATGCGGCGCTGGCACTCCGGATCCTCCGGTTTCCGTTAATTATTCTGGCCGGCGTGTTCGGTCTCTATGGCGTGATGGTCGGGCTTATTCTCATTACCAATCATCTGTTGTCGCTCAAATCGTTTGGCGTTCCTTACCTGAGTCCGTTCGTTCCCGGCAATGTGCAGGGCATGCGCGATCTGCTGACCCGCGGACCACTCTGGAAAATGAAGAACAGGCCGTCCTTCCTCCATCCGCAGGACACCACAAGATTGGGCGGCGATATGATCGACCAAGTCGATCATGCTTCGAATAACATCATGAGTTCCACCCATCCTAACGGAGATAAGGGGCATTAAGCTATGAATAATCAGCGCCAGATAACCGTGCTGCAGGCATCTGCGGTCACAATCAGCACGATCGTGGGGGTAGGCGTCCTTGCACTTCCACTCGCCGCGGTGCGGGCAGCGGATGCCGGAGCTCCGCTTGTCACATTTTTGGGGATGCTGTTAGCGTTTATCGGATTATTCTTTATGACCCGCTTGGGCATGCGCTTTCCCAATGATTCGTACATCCAATATAGCGAAGTTATCATGGGCAGGTGGCTCGGCATGATCGGAAGCCTGATATCCATCCTGTTCTTTGCCGTTCTGTGTTCGCTGGTGGCAAGGGAATTCGGTGAGGTGGTCGTCACAGCCGTGCTCAAGAATACGCCGCTGGAAGTAACCGTATTGGTTATGCTCCTCCTGGCAGCCTTCTCCTCACGCAAGAATATCATGTCTTTTGCCTACATTCATTTATTTTACAGCCCCTTTATGCTTATTCCCGCATTGTTGATCGTGGCACTTTCGTTAAAGAACGCAGATATCATCAATGTGCTGCCGGTATGGGGGAATGACCCGAGCGGGATCCCGATGGGGATCATTACGCTCTCAACAGTATTTCAGGGATATTTTATTATGATGATGGTCATCCCCGCCATGAGCAGACCCGAGAAAGCGATGCGGGCAAGCATTTGGGCAATGCTTGTCACGGGGCTGCTATACACGCTGATCGTTATCGCAACCGTCGGCCTGTTCGGCGCGGAAGAAACGAAGACACTGCTGTGGCCGACACTCGAGCTGGCCAAAGCAACCTCCCTGCCTGCCAATGTGCTGGAGCGCCTGGACGCGGTATTTCTTGCCGTATGGGTTACGGCCGTATTCACCTCCCTGTTCTCTTGCTACTACTTCACCATTTATTCGATTAGCAAGCTGCTGAAGCTGGCCGATCAAGGGATGCTGTCCTTCTTCATTCTGCCGATTCTGTTCGTGCTCGCGATGCTGCCCCAGAGCTTACTTGAATTAAATGAGTTGAATGCCGTCATATCCAAGTTCGGCCTGCTGATAACCATCGTATATCCAGGCATGCTGCTGGTGATCGCGAAGCTGCGCAAGAAAAGGGGGGCTTCCCGTTGATCGGAGAAATTTACAGCGGTTATCTGTATGTCGCCATTGCCATTTGGATCTTGACAGGGTTGTTCAATCTTGTGGTCGACACCCGGAAATATGATGAATCGCAGATGGACAAGGAGAAAAAAGTGTCGCGCGTGTTAGGCTGGACCAACATCGTGCTGGGCATCGTTATTTTTGTGGGGGCGATGACGTTGAAAATCATTTGGTGAGCGTGACGCTATGATCCGTATCCGGGGAGGAAGATATCTATGAGAGAACATGCATCCGCAGGTTACAAGCTGAGGTCCATCATGACCCTGCTTCTTCTCGCCTCGCTGCTGACAGGGTGTTGGGATCGCATGGAGCTTGAAGAACGCGCCGTCGTCTTAGGCATATCCATCGACACCGCCGGGCCGGATGCGGAGAAGAAGGAAGACGAGGTATCCCACTTAATGGGAAAATACCCCGCTCCAAAGCAAAGCATGATTCAGCTGTCCGTGCAAATCGCGCTTCCGGGACGCATCCCCCTGGGACCTGGCGAGAGCGGTGGCAGCGACGACGGTGGAGGAAAGGAAACCGTATGGGTGCTCAGCGTCGTCGGTCATACGATCGATGATGCCATGATGAATTTGCAGCAGCAGATATCGGGAAAATTGTTTTTCGGCCACCTGCGGGTCATCGTGATTTCCGAGGACATTGCGAGAAGAGGCATCCAAAATATAAACGATTATCTTCATCGCAATGCGGAAGTTCGCCGAATGGCATGGATGATGGTTTCGAAGGGCAAAGCGAAGGCGCTGATGGAAGCTGCTCCGAAGCTGGAGCGTGTCCCGACGCTGTACCTGGCGTCCACGCTGGATGATGCGGTCAGACACGGGAAATTCCCGACCAATTACATTGGGACGTTCTGGAGCAATTCCTCGAAGAAAGGCCAGGAAGGGTTCCTCCCTTATATTCAAATCATGGAAGGAGAGAACGTTCAAATCAGCGGGATCGCTTACTTCAAGGGGGCGAGGATGGTCGGTACGACGAAGCCGTTTGAAATTGCCGGATATTTGGTCATTAAGGGAATCAGCCCTGCGGGTTACCGGGGGATCATTCATTTAGGCGATGACTCGCAAATCGTTACCATTCATGCGACCAACCGGGAATCAACAACGACGGTTAAAATCAAGGACGGCCTCCCCCACTTTACGATCACGGCAATGACCGAGGTCAACGTCGAAGAGAAAAACGAAGAGGTAATCCCGATCAACTCGTCCCGCATTCTGGAGGAAATCGCCACGGAGAACGAGCATTCCGTCAAAGAGCTGATCATCGGGCTGCTTCGGGAAACCCAGGAGAAGGAATCCGACATCTTCGGGTTCGGGGAGCTCGTTCGGGCCACGAAGCCCACGTACTGGAATCGGAACGTTCAGACGGCCGAGCGGTGGCAAGAGCTGTATAAGAAATCTACGTTCGAGATTCATGTGACATCCAAAGTCCGCAGAGTCGGAATGAAGGCAGAGTAACGATGGTCCAACCGAAACGTTTACCCAACAACTGTGTACCAGCCAACGCTAGTATGGTTGTACCTATATAATAAAGTTTCGGCTTTGCCATAAGAGCAGCTGCAAGTGCGGGTGATTATGATTCCAGGAAATAGGTAACCCTTAAGGCATACGACAACTGGTTAAGGTGGTTATAAAGATGTTCTTTTTCAAGAAGCGCAGCCGTTCAGCCGCCCGATCCAAAACCAGAGAAGAGCAGATGTTTCAACAAGTACTGACGGACGGGACCGCTTTGTCTGATCAGCTGGACATCAATTTGCGCATTATCCGGGAGCGCACAGGCAACAGCCCGGATATTATCATACGGAGGCTGGACCAGGTTGTGGGATGTGAAATCCGCGCGGCCGTGATTTTTATTGATGGTCTGGTGAATGATCAGATCATCAACCATTCCATCATGGATTCCCTGACGCAGACCAATTCTGTGGACATCGCCTCCTCCCCTACCCCCTCTCAGATTGTCGGCTTGATCCAGAACCGGTTTCTATCTAATGGAACCGTCAGCGAGCTAAACAGCATGGATCAGCTGCTCAATGCGGTATTAGCGGGAAATACGGCGATTCTCGTGAACGGCTCGGTAAAAGGCGTCCTTGCGAGTTCTTTCGGCGGTGAACAGCGCAGTGTGGATGAACCTCAGTCACAAACCGTCATTCGCGGACCGAAGGAAGGCTTCACCGAAAATATCCGGACGAACACTGCCTTAATTCGCCGGAAAATCAAAAGTCCTGACCTGTGGATCATCAACCGAAAAATCGGACGCCAGACGCAAACCGATGTATCCATTATGTATCTGCATGGGATTGCCGATGAGAAGATCGTGAAAGAGATCCTTCAGCGATTGGACCGGATCGATACGGACAGCATTTTGGAGAGCGGATATATCGAAGAGTTTATCCAGGACCGGACCTTCACGCCTTTTCCGACGATCACGAATACGGAGCGGCCCGACGCGGTTGCCGGTGCGGTCTTGGAAGGCAAAGTGGCGATTCTGGTCGATGGGACTCCGTTTGTGCTTATCGCGCCTATCACGATCTTCAAGCTGTTTCAATCCAGCGAGGACTACTATCAGAAGCATGACATCGCCACATTTCTGCGCTTGCTGCGCATGGTTTCGTTCGTGTTATCCATGCTTCTGCCCTCTCTCTATATCGCGATTACGACCTTTCACCAGCAGATGCTCCCAACCCTGCTCCTGATCAGTTTGGCCGCGCAGCGGGAGGGTGTTCCCTTTCCAGCGTTGGTCGAAGCGTTCGCAATGGAAATTACGTTTGAAGTCCTCAGGGAGGCCGGCGTTCGCATGCCGAGAGCGATCGGTTCGGCGATTTCGATTGTGGGAGCCCTGGTTCTTGGCCAAGCTGCGGTTCAAGCCGGCTTGGTATCGGCTGCGATGGTCATTATCGTATCCTTTACGGCCATTGCCAGCTTCGTTGCCCCATCGATCAGTATTTCGAACTCGGCGAGGCTGCTGCGGTTCGGCTTTATGATCCTGGCCGCCACCTTGGGTTTATTCGGTATCATTGCCGGGATGATCGCAGTACTCATCCATTTGAGCGGGCTGCGTTCCTTCGGAATTCCCTATCTGGTTCCAGTCGCGCCCTTCATTCCTTCCGATCAGAAGGACACTTTAATCCGGGTTCCGTGGTGGGCCATGAAGCGCAGACCGAGATTGATCAATACAGAGAACGTTACACGGCAAAGCAAAAATCTTAAACCATCGCCATCGGAAGACAATCAATAACAAGCATCACGGCAGCTAAAGAGGTGGATGACGTATGGGCCGCATACGGCTATTTCCTATAATTATGCTAATCTTCCCGCTGCTCCTGGTCGGATGCTGGGACAGCAACGAATTGAACTCCCTGAGCTTTGTTTCCGCAACGGCAATCGACCGGGACGAGGATCAAAAACAATGGATCATTTCCTTCCAGGTTGTCATTCCGCAGGCCATTGCCACGCAAACCGGCGGCGGCGTCGGAGGCAGCCAGTCCCCGGTCACGATCTTCTCGACACGAGGCCGAACAATCCGTGAAGCCATGCAGAACGCAAGCCTGGAGACGTCACGAACCCTTTTCTTCGGTCATAACTCGGTCATGATCATGAATGAAAGCGTAGCCCGCTCCGATGGGGTTAAACAGATTCTGGATTTCTTTCTGCGTCCGATCGAAAGCCGGGAAACGATGTCGGTCCTTCTGACCAAGGAAAAGGCCTCCGATTTATTAGAGGTGTTCATCCCGCTTGAGAAAATAAACGGCAACGCCATTCAACGGGTCATCGAACAAAGCCATGACAATTTATCGCAGGTCCAGAACATTAGTCTCATCGACTTCGCAACAATGGTTGCCAACCCGTTCACCGATGGCAAAGTTCCCGAGGTAAGGATTTCCGGCGATAAGCAGGCGCAATCCTCGCTGGACGCGCTCAAATCCTCTCGAAGCGAGGCCGTTATCAAGCTTGGCGATCTTGGCGTATTCCGCAGGGATAAATTGATCGGTTGGATGAATCGCCGGGAAAGCCGCGGCGTCGCCTGGTTATCGAACGATGTCAAAAGAATGATTATTGTGTTTCCGTGCGACGAGAAAAATCCAGCACAGCTCTCGAGCTACCGCGTGATACGAGCATCAACCCAGCTTGAGCCAAAGTTGAAGGCGGATGGGATTACCTTGGATGTTCGTGTAAAAACCGAAGGCGTAATCGATGAAATGAGCTGCCCAAAGAAACTGAGAGACCCGGAAGTCATCAAGGGATTGGAGCGGGTCATCGAGGATGAAATCAAGGAAGAAATCCAAGCTGCATGGAGCAAGATGAGGGAATTGAACGTTGATGTGGCAGGCATCCGAAATGCGATTCACCGAAAACAGCCCGCTGCCTGGGAAAGGCTGAGCCAATCGAAGCGGCCGCTCGAGCAAATCGACATCCGTCTGCATATAAACACCAGCATCGAGAATACCAATATGCTCTATCAGCCGTTCTCGAATATGCTGGAACCGAACAAGAAGTAGGATCATGCAGCAAATCTCTTCAAGGACTAAGGACAATATCTTAAGGATGATATGGATATGGAAAAAATTGATAAGTATCAACTGATCGCAATGACCATATTATTCATCATCGGAAGCTCGCCTTTGTACCAGCTGGGGATTGAAGTGAACCAAGACGCCTGGCTGGTTATGCTCACCGGGATGCTGGCCGGGTTATTGCTGCTCTTCGTCTATCTCTATATTCAGAAACAGAATGCCGGAAAGGGTCTTTTTCAGATTCTGAAGCATCATTTCGGACGATTAATCGGTACAATCTTGGCCATTGCGTATATCTTCTATTTTATCTATGAATCCATGAGAAACACCCGCGAATTCGGAGACATTATCAATGTGGCTTTTCTTCCGAATACCCCGTTGTTCCTCTTAATGCTCATCATGATTGTCTTGTCCGGGTACGCCGTGTCCAAAGGAATCGAGGTGTTCTTTCGGGTGGTCGAGTTTTTACTCCCGATTACCATGATCGGCTATTTTCTGCTCGTTATGATGTTCATCTCGACCAATTTGATTCATCTCGAACGACTGCTTCCGATTCTTGAAAACGGGGTAATGCCCGTCATCAACGCGGCAATTCCGAAAGTCATCAGCTTTCCGTTCGGTCAGATCGTCGTATTTCTCGTGTTCTGGAGCCATCTGAACAACCGAAAGCCGTTAACCAAGGTAACGGTGCTGTCTTACCTGTTCGTCGGAGTGTTCCTGCTAATCTTCAGCATATTGAACCTTGCCATTCTGGACCCGACCATAACTAGCATCTCAACGCTTCCGATGCTCCGCAGCGTCCGCCTGATCCAGATTGCGAATTTCCTGGAGCGGCTGGATCCGATCATTATGATGCTGATCTATATCGGCATCTTCGTCAAGATGACGGCCTTTTACATGGCGGCGGTGCTTGGTCTTTCGCAGCTGATCAAGATAAGCCATAAAATGCTCACACTGGCCGTTGGAGGATTTATATATGCGATTTCCTTTATTTCGCCGAATCTTATCCATCATTTATGGATTGGTTTTGAGCAAAATTTGAAATACCATTTCCCCATCTTTCAAATTTATGTCCCCCTTCTGCTCGCCCTGATCATAATGCTTAGAAGCATATTTTCTTCCATGCGCAAAGGGGGCACGAAGCCGTCGCCGGCTTCAAAAAAGGATGGTCAAACATAAAAAAACCGGCCAATGCGGCCGGAAATCCTAAATGTACATACAAATTGGAATATTTTATGATGTGCTGTTCATATACTCATCATGGTTAGGCCCGTCTATCCATGATTGGAAGTTACTTCAAATTGGCGGACCATTTCTCAGCGCGCGACTGAAGATCATCCAGGAATTTCTGGATATCCGGCGCGTTGCCGGAGGCCGCTTGGCTGATAAACCCGTTGATTGCCGGCGCGATGTCGCTCATGTAGAACGGATTGGCTTCATCCATCAGCTCGGAATGGCCGACTTCTGCGATTTCAAGCGCCTTTTTCACATATTTGTCCTCCGGCGTAACAAAATCGGCGTTTTTCAAGGTTGGTGTACTGGAGAAGTTCTCGTATCGGTATTTCTGCGTCATATGACCGCTCAAGAATTTGAGCACTTCCCATGATGCCTCCACATCCTTGGCATTCTTCGCCATGACGAACGGATCGACCGCCACCCATCCTTCTCCGTCAGGCCCCATGTTCATCACGGGCTCGAAACGGTCCAGAAGCTCTTTGTTCTGCTTTGAGCGGTATTCGCTCATGGTGGATCCTCCGGTGGAATCGAGCGCAATCGCGATGTTGTTTTTCTCCAGACCGAAATTTTCAGCGCCCTGTGCATTCACGAAGCCTGCCGGCGGCAGCTTGGCAGCTTCCTTCAGCCATTCCAGCACCTTGACCATCTCCGGAGAATTCAGATGCCACTTGATGCTCTTAACATCCTTCAGCGTTCCTTCCGCTCCCTTGGCGCCGTACGCGAGGGTCAATGCGACAAAGGTGGAGCCGTTTAACGAGTTGCCGCTCCAGAAGAGGCCGTAATTATCTTCGCCAGTCTTCGGATTTTTCCCGGTCATTTTCTTGGCCTTCTCGAGAATTTCATCGGGACCAGGCTTAGCCGAGAGCGGTTCAACACCCCAGTCTTCAAACAGCTTCTTATCGTAAATCGTCATTCTGCGGCCGAGAACGGCAGGAATGCCAAATTGCTTCGTTCCGTCCGGCGACTTGGTGCTGTACGAATTGTTCATGATTCCTTCCAGATAAATGCCTGGATCGAAGGAGGAATCATTGGCTATCAGATCATCCAGATCGCGCAGGAGTCCATCCTGATACCACTGGGAAGCGAACGCGCCGCCGGTATACAAGACATCGGCGTCACCGGATAAGAGCATGGCGGACTGCTTGGCTTTGACATTTTCCCACGGGATCTGGTACACCTCGAGCTTGATGTTCGGGTACATGATCTTGAACGTCTTATCCAGGTATTCATTGAGACCAATCACTGGATTGCCGGTCAGCGCGTCGATGCCATTCTCCAGCTGCCAGCCGGCGAGGGCGACCCGCACTGTTCCTTCCATGTCCGACACCTTTTCGATCTTGACGCCGCCCGTCACATCGGTATTCGAACCGCCTGAGCAAGCGGCCAGCGTAAACGCCAGCACGAAGGATAAGATGAGCAGCACAGCCTTCTTCAACATTTCATGACACCTCCGAATGAATAAGCTTTCCCTGTCGAGCTACTGCTTGATGCCGGACAGCGCGATACTCTCGATAATATAGCGCTGCAGGAACAGATAAACGGCGATAACCGGGATCAGACTGGCCGTCGTCGCTGCCATGATGATGGATGGCTGCTGGTTGATGCCGTTATTGTAGGTAAACATCGCAAGGCCGATCTGAATGGTGTATTTGGCTGCCGATTTCAGAATGAGCAGAGGCCACAGCATATCATTCCATACGCCAAGAAACAGCAGGATCACCATCGTGGCAATAATCGGCGTGCACAGCGGCAGATACACCCGGCCGAACACCGTGAATTCCTTGGCACCGTCCAGCACGGCCGCCTCCCTTAAGCTGCTGGGCAGCTGATCGAAGAATGCCTTCGCCAGGAACGTCCCGAACGCATAGTTCATCGCCGGCAAATAAAAGGCGAGATAATTGTCAACGAGGCCGAGCTCGCTGAACAGCAGGTACTGCGGAATCATCGTCATTTCAAACGGGATCATCATGGTGCTCAGGGCAAGAAGCAGTACGATGTTCGCTCCCTTGAAACGGAGCTTGGATAAAGCATAACCGGACATTAGTGCCGATAGTGAGCTAATGAGAATGACGCCAGCACTGACGAGCGCCGAATTGCCGATATAGAGAAACATTTTGATGTTCGTGAAAGCAACCTCATATGTTCGAATGGACGGCTCCTCCGGCCAGATTTTTGGCGGGAACGTAATATTCAACCGCGCTGCCCAATCGAAGCTGGTAACGAGCATCCATAAGAACGGTACGATCATTATGAAGGAACCGGCGAACAGTACGATCGTCAGAATCAATTGATTGATCGACAACCGTCTGCGGGGCACAGGCTCCTTAGAGACAGCTGTACCGGACATGGTCTCCCTCCTGTCTTCATGATATGTTCACTGCTAGGCGGCATTAATCTAGACTGTCCTTACGCCGGTTCAACAGCATGAGGCAGACTGTCAGAATGAGAATGATCAGGAATAACAGGTAGGATACCGCGGTGGCAAGCCCCATCTGGGAAGCCAGAAACGCATTCCGATAGATATACAGCACCACGGTCATCAAGCTTCCGCCCGGATTGCCGGCGGTCCCCCCGATTAACCACACATCGGTAAACCGCTTCATCCCGCCGATCGTCCCCATAATGAGCATGAACACGAAGATCGGACGCAAATAAGGAATCGTAATGTACAGCCATTTCCGATACGTACCCGCTCCATCCACCTCTGCCGCTTCGTACAGATCGCGCGGAACGCTTTGCAGTCCAGCTAGAAAAATAATGGTGTTATAGCCGAGCGCCCCCCAGAGACTCATAAGCACAATGCTGTACGGCGCCACTTGCGGATTCGTGAACCATCCGATGGGCTCTATGCCGAATAATCCGATGACAAAGTTGATCAGCCCTTCCTTGGACGGAAAGAACAGAAAAGAAAACAACAGCGTCGTGGCCACACCGGATACAACGTTCGGCAAGAAATAGACCGCTTTGAAAAAATTCCTTCCCAGGTTCCACTTCAGGTTGTTGATCAAGCTCGCCAGGATGAAAGAAAAAGCGATGCCGAGCACGACCGACCACAGTCCCATCAAGAACGTGTTCGAAAGCGCCTGCCAGAATATAGGATCCCCTAACGCGTACTTGTAGTTGTTCAACCCAACCCAAGTACCGGTCAGATTGAGCCCGGACGTCTGATGAAAGCTCATGAACAGCGCGGCAAACATCGGGTAAATGGCGAACACCAGTACGCCAATGATC from Paenibacillus ihbetae includes:
- a CDS encoding extracellular solute-binding protein, yielding MKKAVLLILSFVLAFTLAACSGGSNTDVTGGVKIEKVSDMEGTVRVALAGWQLENGIDALTGNPVIGLNEYLDKTFKIMYPNIKLEVYQIPWENVKAKQSAMLLSGDADVLYTGGAFASQWYQDGLLRDLDDLIANDSSFDPGIYLEGIMNNSYSTKSPDGTKQFGIPAVLGRRMTIYDKKLFEDWGVEPLSAKPGPDEILEKAKKMTGKNPKTGEDNYGLFWSGNSLNGSTFVALTLAYGAKGAEGTLKDVKSIKWHLNSPEMVKVLEWLKEAAKLPPAGFVNAQGAENFGLEKNNIAIALDSTGGSTMSEYRSKQNKELLDRFEPVMNMGPDGEGWVAVDPFVMAKNAKDVEASWEVLKFLSGHMTQKYRYENFSSTPTLKNADFVTPEDKYVKKALEIAEVGHSELMDEANPFYMSDIAPAINGFISQAASGNAPDIQKFLDDLQSRAEKWSANLK
- a CDS encoding carbohydrate ABC transporter permease, with protein sequence MSGTAVSKEPVPRRRLSINQLILTIVLFAGSFIMIVPFLWMLVTSFDWAARLNITFPPKIWPEEPSIRTYEVAFTNIKMFLYIGNSALVSAGVILISSLSALMSGYALSKLRFKGANIVLLLALSTMMIPFEMTMIPQYLLFSELGLVDNYLAFYLPAMNYAFGTFLAKAFFDQLPSSLREAAVLDGAKEFTVFGRVYLPLCTPIIATMVILLFLGVWNDMLWPLLILKSAAKYTIQIGLAMFTYNNGINQQPSIIMAATTASLIPVIAVYLFLQRYIIESIALSGIKQ
- a CDS encoding carbohydrate ABC transporter permease; amino-acid sequence: MSSTPEGKWPAVHGGLPKRKFRFTRNDWMGYLFSAPLIIGVLVFAIYPMFAALFMSFHQTSGLNLTGTWVGLNNYKYALGDPIFWQALSNTFLMGLWSVVLGIAFSFILASLINNLKWNLGRNFFKAVYFLPNVVSGVATTLLFSFLFFPSKEGLINFVIGLFGIEPIGWFTNPQVAPYSIVLMSLWGALGYNTIIFLAGLQSVPRDLYEAAEVDGAGTYRKWLYITIPYLRPIFVFMLIMGTIGGMKRFTDVWLIGGTAGNPGGSLMTVVLYIYRNAFLASQMGLATAVSYLLFLIILILTVCLMLLNRRKDSLD